The nucleotide window CTACCCTGGGCATTGATGGTTCCAAAATTAAACAGCTCTTTTTGTCGGTCAGCCCTGTTATAAGGCGCTCTTATAGGCGCCGCAGAAAACAATACCAGGCTATCAAAATTCATACGTTGCAATGCCCCGTTCAGCTTAAAAGGAAAAACACGGTACTTTACCCAAACCACAGAATCCGTCGGCGGTAATTTCCAATACAGCGCTGCGTTAATGTAATCCAACGTGTATTGAAGGCTGTCTATCCCTTCTACTCTAAAGCTACTCGGGATGATGCTTAATGTATCCAGCCTGACTCCGGTGCCCGGAGTAACAATGATCTTTTTATATCTTAAATTATTAGAGCTATTGACAGGAGACTGCCCCTGCGCTTTTGCGGTTAAGAAAAAAAGTATTGCAATTAAAAATATAGTACGGAAAACACCCAACAGTTATTATTTGTTGGCGCAAAAATCGGGTATTAACGTCATAAACGGCGAGCATACTCATAACTCCGTTTCCGGGCACTCAATCCGGTACTGTAATTTATTACACTAAAAAAGAGAAGTTTTGTTCATTTTTTTAAGATTTAAATCCAAAATAGTTATAATTAAACAGGATTTAAATCCAAAATAATTATGTTTATATTTCTTTTAAATCCAAAATTATTATATTTTTATAGGATTTAAATCCAAAATAATTATACTTTTGTTTTATTAACTTTTAGGGAATGATCGTGAGAGATTTGCAAAAATTGATTGTAGACAGTTTCCATAAGGGAAAAGCCATTCTTATATTTGGTGCAAGACAGGTAGGCAAATCTACCCTTGTAGAACAGTTACTAAAAAAAAAGGACTACTTGTACCTTAATGGCGATGATGCAGATGTAAGAGAAATTTTTGCTAATGCCACCTCTACCCAATTAAAAACTATAGCTAATAAGAAGACTCTTGTATTTATCGATGAAGCGCAGCGCATTCCAAACATAGGCCTCACACTAAAAATATTTACCGACCGGCTTAAGCAAGTACAGGTTATAGCTACGGGGTCTTCAGCATTTGAGCTCACCGCACAGGTAAACGAACCATTAACCGGCCGGAAATTTGAATTTATGCTTTACCCGCTAAGCTTCAATGAAATGGTTCAGCATCATGGACTGCTTGAAGAAAAGCGTTTGCTTGAGCAGCGAATGATCTATGGCTATTACCCCGAAATTGTTTCCTCCGCCGGCAATGAGAAACGGTTGTTAAAGCTCCTGGCTAATAGTTATCTTTATAAAGACCTGCTGATGCTGGAGCAGATTAAAAAGCCATTACTACTTTCAAAGCTGCTGAAGGCCCTGGCATTACAATTAGGTAGCGAGGTAAGCTACCAGGAAATTGCGCAGCTGGTAGACAGCGACTATAAAACGGTTGACAAATACATTGATCTGCTGGAAAAAGCATTTGTCGTTTTCAGATTGCCGGCTCTCAGTAGAAATGTTCGCAATGAAATTAAAAAAGGGAAAAAGATTTACTTCTATGATTGTGGTATCCGCAACGCTGTACTTAACAATTTCAAATTATTAAATGAAAGAACAGATACAGGAGCTCTTTGGGAAAATTATATTATTTCTGAACGGATAAAATTCCTATCCAATCACGAAAGGGAAGCCGCACATTATTTTTGGCGCACTACCCAACAACAGGAGATCGACCTGGTAGAAGAAACGAACGAAGGCATGGCTGCCTATGAATTTAAATGGTCTAAAAATGCCCGGGCCCGTTTCTCCTCTACTTTCATCACCAACTACCCCGGCACCAGCAGTAAAGTCATTACGCCCGATAATATGGAAGATTTTTTACTCCCTTCATAAAAGAAGATGTCTAAAGTAAAATAAAGCCTGCAGAACCGCTTAGAACGAAAACTTCCCATCACCTTACTGAATAAAAAGAGCCTGTCCCGGAACATGGAGACAGGCTCTTTGCTACACGGAAGAATTATCTCTTTCGCAGCGGTTACTTTGCCATCATATCTACAAACTCGTTCACCTTCATCGGTATCAATGCATTATAATCGAGTCCCGTTTTTAAGATCTGCTCCTGCTGTGTTCCTTCGAAAATGCGGGCTACATTGATCTTAAATTTCTCTATCAACTTGGGAATCCCCTCTTCTCTCCTGCGTTTATGCCCGATCGGGTATTCTACCACCACTTCATCCAGCAGAGTGCCATCGTTCAATTCAACCGTCAATGCATTGGCTATAGATCTTTTTTCAGGGTCGTGATAATCCAATGTAAACTGAGTATCCTGCACACAAAATATCTTCTCTCTCAAAACATCAATTCTTTCATCGGCTGCCACCACATCTTCATAATCAGCAGCAGTTAACTGCCCGAAGATCAATGGAACGGCTACCATGTATTGAATGCAATGATCGCGGTCTGCCGGGTTATTCAAGGGACCTTTTTTATCGATAATGCGTATCGCTGCCTCATGGGTACGGATGATGATCCGCTTAATATCGGCTGTGGTTTTTCTTAAGGCGTTTAACCGGTCATGAAGCGTCATAGCCGCCTCTACCGCAGTTTGGGAATGAAATTCTGCCGGGAACGATATTTTAAACAGGATATGTTCCATCACGTACGTGCCGTATGCTCTTTGAAAAGTGAAAGGATTTCCTTTGAAGGATACATCATAAAATCCCCAGGTCTTAGCGGTAAGCACTGAGGGATACCCCATTTCACCGGTTTGTGCAATTAAAGCCAGACGCACCGCCCTGGAAGTGGCATCGCCCGCAGCCCAGGACTTACGGCTGCCGGTGTTGGGAGCATGCCTGTAGGTACGTAAAGATTGGCCATCCACAAAAGCCAGGGAAACCGCATTAATGAGTTCTTCCCTGTTTAATCCTATCAGTTTACCTACAACAGCAGTAGAAGCTACCTTCACCAATATTACATGATCGAGACCTACCCTGTTAAAAGAGTTTTCAAGCGCCAATACGCCCTGCACTTCATGGGCCATCACCATGGCATGCAATACCTGTAGCATGGTTAAGGGCTCTTTGCCTTCAGCAATGTTGGTACGCGATAACCAGTCGGCTGTAGCCAATATACCTCCCAGATTGTCGGAGGGGTGCCCCCACTCTGCTGCTAACCAGGTATCATTAAAATCGAGCCAGCGAATAATAGCGCCTATATTAAATGCAGCCTGTATGGGGTCGAGCTGATAACTGGTGCCGGGTACTTTAGCGCCGTTGGGCACAATGGTTCCGGGTATTACCGGGCCCAACAATTTCGTACAGGCAGGGTAAGTCAGGGCTTCAAAGCCACAACCCAGGGTATCGAGCAGGCAGTAATACGCCGTTTTTAAAGCGAGTTCACTTCTAATTTCATAGTTTAAAACATAATCAGC belongs to Niabella yanshanensis and includes:
- a CDS encoding ATP-binding protein, which encodes MIVRDLQKLIVDSFHKGKAILIFGARQVGKSTLVEQLLKKKDYLYLNGDDADVREIFANATSTQLKTIANKKTLVFIDEAQRIPNIGLTLKIFTDRLKQVQVIATGSSAFELTAQVNEPLTGRKFEFMLYPLSFNEMVQHHGLLEEKRLLEQRMIYGYYPEIVSSAGNEKRLLKLLANSYLYKDLLMLEQIKKPLLLSKLLKALALQLGSEVSYQEIAQLVDSDYKTVDKYIDLLEKAFVVFRLPALSRNVRNEIKKGKKIYFYDCGIRNAVLNNFKLLNERTDTGALWENYIISERIKFLSNHEREAAHYFWRTTQQQEIDLVEETNEGMAAYEFKWSKNARARFSSTFITNYPGTSSKVITPDNMEDFLLPS
- a CDS encoding bifunctional 2-methylcitrate dehydratase/aconitate hydratase yields the protein MSSYISNERPQPDQVLADIADYVLNYEIRSELALKTAYYCLLDTLGCGFEALTYPACTKLLGPVIPGTIVPNGAKVPGTSYQLDPIQAAFNIGAIIRWLDFNDTWLAAEWGHPSDNLGGILATADWLSRTNIAEGKEPLTMLQVLHAMVMAHEVQGVLALENSFNRVGLDHVILVKVASTAVVGKLIGLNREELINAVSLAFVDGQSLRTYRHAPNTGSRKSWAAGDATSRAVRLALIAQTGEMGYPSVLTAKTWGFYDVSFKGNPFTFQRAYGTYVMEHILFKISFPAEFHSQTAVEAAMTLHDRLNALRKTTADIKRIIIRTHEAAIRIIDKKGPLNNPADRDHCIQYMVAVPLIFGQLTAADYEDVVAADERIDVLREKIFCVQDTQFTLDYHDPEKRSIANALTVELNDGTLLDEVVVEYPIGHKRRREEGIPKLIEKFKINVARIFEGTQQEQILKTGLDYNALIPMKVNEFVDMMAK